In Zingiber officinale cultivar Zhangliang chromosome 8B, Zo_v1.1, whole genome shotgun sequence, a single genomic region encodes these proteins:
- the LOC122016997 gene encoding photosystem I reaction center subunit V, chloroplastic-like gives MASTALFTSFAGLRPLKPIDSLRCSQTRSFPVQSIRRPGAAVRAELSAPLVISLSTGLSLFLGRFVFFGFQRENVAKQVPKQNGIPHFEAGDERAKEFDGLLKSNDPVGFNLVDVLMWGSMGHFVAYYILATTSNGYNPNFF, from the coding sequence ATGGCTTCCACCGCTCTCTTCACCTCCTTCGCCGGCCTCCGCCCGCTCAAGCCCATCGACTCCCTCCGGTGTTCCCAAACCCGGTCCTTCCCCGTCCAGTCGATCCGCCGGCCGGGAGCGGCGGTCCGGGCGGAGCTGAGCGCGCCGTTGGTGATCAGCCTCAGCACGGGGCTGTCGCTCTTCCTCGGCCGCTTCGTCTTCTTCGGCTTCCAGCGCGAGAACGTGGCGAAGCAGGTGCCGAAGCAGAACGGGATACCGCACTTCGAGGCCGGCGACGAGCGGGCCAAGGAGTTCGACGGCCTGCTCAAGTCCAACGACCCGGTCGGGTTCAACCTAGTCGATGTGCTCATGTGGGGGTCGATGGGCCACTTCGTCGCCTACTACATCCTCGCCACCACCAGCAACGGCTACAATCCCAATTTCTTTTGA
- the LOC122016996 gene encoding protein GAMETE CELL DEFECTIVE 1, mitochondrial-like: MLSSVRTLLLRRSLSSVPKAPSPPLPSAESSRVFGLVALSSIQHFSGSSSGSGGDGDASRGEKDEAWDKIWGDSEQSQSAASGGLGWGEVSSWSTGLTKDHFDGQAVGRQVNPTTSEMVDQVKTMDEEDELMRALDKDNKQNKAFVDGWGDKMKETCHLLKQVREPGIRGAYLKDSEKAEMYRLHKENPEVYTVERLAKDYRIMRQRVHAILWLKQMEEEEEKKQGKPLDDSIEILLDNFPEFFTSHDREFHVASLPYKPNFKVMPEDWDGITRDPDEVLYEISMKEDQMLYEEFVQRLNFNKKKVAREVKCHKYSRRRPSSGWNFTVEKLGPRDKRGSGGGVRFVSLPDGSSRSLNDMEKMYLKRETPKFRRRIIAPFK; encoded by the exons ATGTTGTCGTCCGTCCGAACCCTCCTCTTACGGCGCAGCCTTTCCTCCGTCCCCAAAGCACCCTCGCCTCCTCTTCCATCTGCCGAGTCTAGCCGTGTGTTTGGATTGGTCGCTCTGAGCTCGATCCAGCACTTCTCCGGCTCCTCATCTGGAAGCGGCGGAGATGGAGATGCTAGTCGGGGAGAAAaggatgaagcttgggataagatCTGGGGCGACTCCGAACAGTCCCAGTCCGCTGCCTCCGGCGGTCTAGGCTGGGGAGAGGTTTCTTCGTGGTCCACAGGGTTGACGAAGGATCACTTTGATGGGCAGGCCGTGGGTCGCCAGGTCAATCCCACCACGAGCGAGATGGTGGACCAGGTGAAAACTATGGACGAGGAGGACGAACTGATGCGGGCACTGGATAAGGACAATAAGCAAAACAAGGCATTCGTCGATGGGTGGGGGGACAAGATGAAGGAGACGTGTCATCTTCTGAAGCAGGTAAGGGAACCTGGGATTAGGGGAGCGTATCTGAAGGACTCCGAGAAGGCGGAGATGTACCGGCTCCATAAAGAAAACCCAGAGGTGTACACGGTGGAGAGGCTAGCCAAGGACTACCGGATCATGCGGCAGAGAGTGCACGccatcctatggctgaagcagatggaggaagaagaggagaagaagcagGGCAAGCCATTGGATGATTCTATCGAGATCTTGCTAGATAACTTCCCTGA GTTTTTCACTTCCCATGATAGGGAATTTCATGTTGCTTCTCTTCCTTACAAACCTAATTTCAAGGTTATGCCTGAGGACTGGGATGGAATAACAAGGGACCCTGATGAAGTTCTTTATGAGATCTCaatgaaggaagatcaaatgttGTATGAAGAGTTTGTGCAAAGATTGAACTTCAACAAGAAGAAA GTTGCTAGGGAGGTCAAATGTCATAAGTATAGCAGAAGGCGACCATCATCAGGATGGAACTTCACTGTCGAGAAGTTAGGCCCTCGTGATAAACGTGGAAGTGGCGGCGGCGTGAGGTTTGTCAGCTTGCCGGATGGATCAAGCCGCTCTCTGAATGACATGGAGAAGATGTATCTGAAGAGGGAGACTCCCAAGTTTAGGAGAAGAATAATTGCTCCCTTCAAGTGA